The sequence ATTCAGAGGATTCACCAAAGAACAGGCAAGCCAGGCTCTGGCTCTTCTGTCACAGGAAGGCGGTGCATTCCATACAGCTTTTTCTCCCATGACCGACAGCATGGGCAATCTCAAGATGGAGGACCTCATTGCGGCTCTGTTTGAAGGAACACCCTTAGGCGGACAGGCTCTCACAGAAGGCCAGCGAGTCGTACTGATGGCGGTTTCTCAGAAAGAGAGAGCCGTGACGGTGATGAGAGCGATTAAGACTGTATCTGAAAATCCCCAGGACATCGTCTTTGCCATGGTAACCCAGACGGCCCTACAGTGGACCCTTCAGGAGTATATCGATCATGTCTCAGAGGAGCATGAGTATATGAAGACTCACAATCCCGCCGAAGATCCGGACATGAAAAAGGTCTGATTGATCATCTCCGATGCCTACTTCCAGTCAGGGATGATGATCTTCACAACCGAAATGCCGTCCATATCGGCGACGTAGACAGAAGAGCCATGGGGGGCTGCATCCACCGCGAAAAGATCCTCACAGACTGACACCTTCAGAGGTTGAAAATCTTCATCGATCCGGTACACCGAGATCCCCTTGAATCCTTCGGCCAGATAGA is a genomic window of Oceanispirochaeta sp. containing:
- a CDS encoding DUF3783 domain-containing protein, whose translation is MQQEMCLFRGFTKEQASQALALLSQEGGAFHTAFSPMTDSMGNLKMEDLIAALFEGTPLGGQALTEGQRVVLMAVSQKERAVTVMRAIKTVSENPQDIVFAMVTQTALQWTLQEYIDHVSEEHEYMKTHNPAEDPDMKKV